Proteins encoded together in one Hymenobacter monticola window:
- the gyrB gene encoding DNA topoisomerase (ATP-hydrolyzing) subunit B: MSETTAKTPQPDYTADSIQVLEGLEAVRKRPSMYIGDTGLKGLHHLVWEVVDNSIDEALAGHCDLINVTINENNSITVRDNGRGIPVDFHAKEGRSALEVVLTVLHAGGKFDKGSYKVSGGLHGVGVSCVNALSTDLKVTVRRKGHVYQQEYKIGFPQYDVKEIGDTDEHGTEVQFLPDPTIFAETEYRYDTIAGRLRDLSYLNKGIRITLTDLREKLENGEFRGDEFYSTGGLRDFVQYLDGEQRPSLLSEPIYVESEKGGTPVEVALQYNTSYQENVYSYVNNINTIEGGTHVGGFRSAVTRVLKAYGDKNKLFEKAKVEITGDDFREGLTAVISVKVAEPQFEGQTKTKLGNSEVSGAVNSVVGEILTQYLDENPNQANRIMEKVILAAKARIAARKAKDMVQRKNVLGSNSLPGKLADCSDSDPEICELYLVEGDSAGGTAKQGRNRAFQAILPLRGKILNVEKAQEHKILENEEIKNMITALGVTFNERKSLAFTTDEEGTETGPLNFDKLRYHKVIIMTDADIDGSHIRTLILTFFFRYMRELVDRGYIYIALPPLYLVKRGKEERYCWTEEERAQAQADLGRGKPETVNVQRYKGLGEMNAEQLWETTMQPITRSLKQVTVESAAEADHLFSMLMGDEVAPRRDFIERNAKYAKLDV; encoded by the coding sequence ATGAGCGAAACAACCGCAAAAACCCCGCAGCCGGACTATACCGCTGACAGCATTCAAGTACTCGAAGGCCTGGAGGCCGTGCGCAAGCGGCCCAGCATGTACATCGGCGACACCGGCCTCAAAGGCCTGCACCACCTGGTGTGGGAAGTGGTCGACAACTCCATCGACGAAGCCCTGGCCGGCCACTGCGACCTGATTAACGTCACCATCAATGAAAACAACTCCATCACCGTGCGCGACAACGGCCGCGGCATCCCGGTCGATTTCCACGCCAAGGAGGGCCGCTCGGCCCTGGAGGTGGTACTCACCGTGCTGCACGCCGGCGGCAAGTTCGACAAGGGCTCCTACAAGGTGTCGGGCGGCCTGCACGGTGTGGGCGTGAGCTGCGTGAACGCGCTCAGCACCGACCTGAAGGTGACCGTGCGCCGCAAAGGGCACGTGTACCAGCAGGAATACAAGATTGGCTTCCCGCAGTACGACGTGAAGGAGATTGGCGACACCGATGAGCACGGCACCGAGGTGCAGTTCCTGCCCGACCCCACCATCTTCGCCGAAACTGAGTACCGCTACGACACCATTGCCGGCCGCCTGCGCGACCTGAGCTACCTGAACAAAGGCATCCGCATCACTCTGACTGACCTGCGCGAGAAGCTGGAGAACGGCGAGTTCCGCGGCGACGAGTTTTACTCGACCGGCGGCCTGCGCGACTTCGTGCAATACCTCGACGGCGAGCAGCGGCCCTCGCTGCTCTCCGAGCCCATTTATGTGGAGAGCGAGAAGGGCGGCACGCCCGTGGAAGTGGCCCTGCAGTACAACACCTCGTACCAGGAGAACGTCTATTCCTACGTCAACAACATCAACACCATCGAAGGGGGCACCCACGTGGGCGGTTTCCGCTCGGCGGTGACGCGCGTGTTGAAAGCCTATGGCGACAAGAACAAGCTGTTTGAGAAAGCCAAGGTGGAAATCACCGGCGACGACTTCCGCGAGGGCCTGACAGCCGTTATCTCGGTGAAAGTGGCCGAGCCGCAGTTTGAGGGCCAGACCAAAACCAAGCTGGGCAACTCCGAAGTGAGCGGCGCGGTGAACTCGGTGGTGGGCGAAATCCTGACGCAGTACCTGGACGAAAACCCCAACCAGGCCAACCGCATCATGGAGAAAGTGATTCTGGCCGCCAAGGCCCGCATCGCCGCCCGCAAGGCCAAGGACATGGTGCAGCGCAAGAACGTGCTGGGCTCGAACTCGCTGCCCGGCAAGCTGGCCGACTGCTCCGACTCCGACCCGGAAATCTGTGAGCTGTATTTGGTGGAAGGTGACTCGGCCGGCGGCACCGCCAAGCAGGGCCGCAACCGGGCGTTCCAGGCCATTCTGCCGCTGCGTGGTAAGATTCTGAACGTGGAGAAGGCTCAGGAGCACAAAATCCTGGAAAACGAGGAAATCAAGAACATGATTACCGCGTTGGGCGTCACGTTCAACGAGCGCAAGTCGCTGGCTTTCACTACCGACGAGGAAGGCACCGAAACCGGCCCGCTGAACTTCGACAAGCTGCGCTACCACAAGGTCATCATCATGACCGACGCCGACATCGACGGTTCGCACATCCGCACGCTGATTCTCACCTTCTTCTTCCGCTACATGCGCGAGCTGGTGGACCGCGGCTACATCTACATCGCCCTGCCGCCGCTCTACCTCGTGAAGCGCGGCAAGGAAGAGCGCTACTGCTGGACCGAGGAGGAGCGCGCCCAGGCCCAGGCCGACCTCGGCCGCGGCAAGCCCGAAACCGTGAACGTGCAGCGCTACAAAGGGCTGGGCGAGATGAACGCCGAGCAACTTTGGGAAACCACCATGCAGCCCATCACCCGCTCGCTGAAGCAGGTAACGGTGGAATCGGCCGCCGAGGCCGACCACCTGTTCTCGATGCTGATGGGCGACGAGGTGGCCCCGCGCCGCGACTTTATCGAGCGCAACGCCAAGTACGCCAAGCTGGACGTTTAG
- a CDS encoding T9SS type A sorting domain-containing protein, which produces MKKFLLSLGLLGAVSNAYAQPTVNLGPWVPVNTTSVASFAPGYRTVHVNTVSSNVSWVVAEDLTNGVANYFFATNNATGTEFYFDAISAAGQNATYETANISAVSATTAVAAKYGSTGGGDILRTTTGGQSWTKTTNTNTQFVAANGGFLDFVHMFDANEGVAVGDPTNGYFEILRTTNGGVTWTRIPQTSTLTPFTGEAALVRSFFALGNTIWFGGASGGPNEQERVYKSTDRGITWTVSQPTPLTETISKLAFKDPQNGIAYNTKAAGGSLTAVNVIRTSDGGDTWQPITPNNTNTGSFFWYDIDAVNGRYYSVGQRFPASTPGVAADFGSSYSTDGVTWTSMNSSQGFFAFDLVPGTNGALAEGYAGASTDANGVGGLYKARIVPLSTRDAALQQSLSVFPNPGAAGVFNVELGSTMKAGAQLTVVDAMGRTVKSQTLNATAVGSKKFSIDLSGEKTGVYTLQLRGDAGIATQKLVIN; this is translated from the coding sequence ATGAAGAAATTCCTACTTTCCTTGGGTTTGCTCGGAGCTGTGAGCAACGCCTATGCGCAGCCGACAGTCAACCTGGGCCCGTGGGTACCGGTGAACACGACCAGCGTCGCTTCGTTTGCTCCCGGGTATCGCACCGTGCATGTGAACACCGTTTCGTCGAACGTGTCGTGGGTGGTGGCTGAAGACCTTACAAACGGTGTTGCCAACTATTTCTTCGCAACCAACAACGCCACCGGTACGGAATTCTACTTTGACGCCATCTCGGCCGCGGGGCAGAATGCTACCTACGAAACGGCGAACATATCTGCTGTTTCGGCCACTACGGCCGTGGCCGCGAAATACGGTTCAACTGGCGGGGGCGACATCCTGCGCACCACCACGGGCGGCCAAAGCTGGACCAAAACCACAAATACCAATACCCAATTTGTGGCAGCCAATGGCGGTTTCCTCGACTTCGTGCACATGTTCGATGCCAATGAAGGCGTGGCCGTGGGCGACCCGACCAACGGTTATTTCGAGATTCTACGCACTACTAACGGCGGTGTGACTTGGACGCGCATTCCGCAAACCAGCACGCTGACTCCCTTTACCGGCGAAGCGGCCTTGGTGCGTTCGTTTTTTGCCCTGGGCAACACCATCTGGTTTGGCGGCGCTTCGGGCGGACCAAATGAGCAGGAGCGCGTTTACAAATCGACGGACCGTGGCATCACTTGGACGGTGAGCCAGCCCACGCCGCTGACCGAAACCATCAGCAAGCTCGCCTTTAAAGACCCACAGAACGGCATTGCTTACAACACCAAGGCTGCGGGCGGCTCACTCACGGCCGTGAACGTTATCCGTACCAGCGACGGCGGCGACACCTGGCAACCCATTACTCCGAACAATACTAACACCGGCAGCTTTTTCTGGTACGACATCGATGCCGTGAACGGCCGTTATTACAGCGTGGGCCAGCGTTTTCCCGCCTCTACGCCCGGCGTGGCCGCCGACTTTGGCTCTTCCTACAGCACCGACGGCGTGACCTGGACCAGCATGAACAGCAGCCAGGGCTTCTTTGCGTTTGACTTGGTTCCCGGAACGAATGGTGCCTTGGCTGAAGGCTACGCCGGCGCATCGACTGATGCCAACGGTGTGGGTGGCCTGTACAAAGCCCGAATTGTGCCTTTGTCTACCCGCGATGCTGCCTTGCAACAATCGCTGAGTGTATTCCCCAACCCCGGCGCTGCTGGTGTGTTCAACGTAGAACTGGGTTCGACGATGAAAGCCGGTGCCCAACTCACGGTGGTGGATGCCATGGGCCGCACGGTGAAGTCGCAAACGCTGAACGCGACGGCGGTGGGTTCGAAGAAGTTCTCCATCGACCTGAGCGGTGAAAAAACCGGGGTGTACACCCTGCAGCTGCGCGGCGACGCTGGCATTGCCACGCAAAAGCTGGTGATTAACTAA
- a CDS encoding VWA domain-containing protein — MLTWAYPDFIAVGVALALALALLGRHWARTGRAGWALGSRARHRGWKLALRLAAGVALLAAAMGPSLGVSQRPVRTAGKDVWLLVDVSRSMDAPDVTPSRLLRAQAELEELVVQFPADRLGLVVFGAEAKVQCPLTYDQAAVQVFIRTLRTSLLPAGPTTLREPLELVLKRLGTSPAATPRATALVLVSDGEDFGENLEPVLRELGRTGARIYTVGVGTAKGARIPTTAGGFVRDGKGQVVQTRLREATLLQLAAQTGGQYVELNDQQNGFAPLLRLLRNMPGLAEQVRTVPVADNRYRYALAAALLLLALDVALTVTTIRL, encoded by the coding sequence TTGCTAACCTGGGCTTATCCTGATTTTATTGCCGTGGGCGTCGCGCTGGCGCTGGCCTTGGCGCTGCTGGGCCGGCACTGGGCGCGCACGGGCCGGGCCGGCTGGGCACTGGGCAGCCGCGCCCGCCACCGCGGCTGGAAGCTGGCCCTGCGACTGGCGGCTGGTGTGGCCCTACTGGCGGCGGCCATGGGCCCCTCGCTGGGCGTGAGCCAGCGGCCGGTGCGCACGGCCGGCAAAGACGTGTGGCTGCTGGTGGACGTGTCGCGCTCGATGGACGCCCCCGACGTGACGCCCTCGCGCCTGCTGCGAGCCCAAGCCGAGCTGGAAGAACTGGTGGTCCAGTTTCCGGCCGACCGGCTGGGGCTGGTGGTGTTCGGGGCCGAAGCTAAGGTGCAATGCCCGCTGACCTATGACCAAGCGGCGGTGCAGGTGTTCATTCGAACATTGCGCACCAGCCTGCTGCCCGCCGGCCCCACCACCCTGCGCGAGCCGCTGGAATTGGTGCTAAAGCGCTTGGGCACCTCCCCGGCAGCCACGCCCCGAGCCACGGCCCTGGTGCTGGTGAGCGACGGCGAGGACTTCGGCGAGAACCTGGAGCCGGTGCTGCGGGAGCTGGGCCGCACCGGCGCCCGCATCTACACCGTGGGCGTGGGCACGGCCAAAGGCGCCCGCATTCCCACCACGGCCGGGGGGTTTGTGCGCGACGGCAAGGGCCAAGTGGTGCAAACCCGACTGCGGGAAGCGACGCTCCTGCAGCTCGCGGCCCAGACGGGCGGGCAATACGTGGAACTGAACGACCAGCAAAACGGCTTCGCCCCCTTGCTCCGCCTGCTGCGCAACATGCCCGGCCTGGCCGAACAGGTGCGTACCGTGCCGGTGGCCGACAACCGCTACCGCTATGCTCTGGCGGCCGCGCTGCTGCTGCTGGCCCTGGATGTGGCCCTCACCGTAACCACCATACGGCTATGA
- a CDS encoding tetratricopeptide repeat protein has translation MKYWVLAALLLSGPGLQLLTRVRDRNEAVATGTAAYRRGETALAVYAFENALNAKARRPADPRLLLNLAHAQTRAGMLVPAQATYERLLTGSPAALSSVARQQLAVQAARQGKLAQAIGLLRQALILNPGNAGARYDYEVLIEYLGKRPNAPKIPPPPTPKEKNAADEKAAPEKNGTAQNQPAEKAGTDRQGEVNDSKPSPVPPTGPPDSRPDPAGQPDQRQPSAAPASAAAGGRTLGNGTRQPLPSGEEPGQQRGLDRSAGASSPTANGRSNHPGTEAATPADVQLQTQRERLQAMNLSPAQARQLLETLRAQEQQYLQQLARPPAQKPNPNKPTW, from the coding sequence ATGAAATATTGGGTATTGGCGGCATTGCTACTTAGTGGCCCCGGCTTGCAGTTGCTCACCCGCGTGCGCGACCGCAACGAGGCGGTGGCCACGGGCACCGCCGCTTACCGCCGGGGCGAAACCGCGCTGGCCGTGTACGCCTTCGAGAATGCGCTCAATGCCAAGGCCCGCCGCCCTGCCGACCCCCGCCTGCTCCTGAACCTAGCCCACGCGCAAACCCGGGCGGGCATGCTGGTGCCCGCGCAGGCCACGTATGAGCGACTGCTTACGGGCTCGCCGGCCGCGCTGAGCAGCGTGGCGCGGCAGCAGTTGGCGGTGCAGGCCGCCCGGCAAGGCAAACTGGCCCAGGCAATTGGCTTGTTGCGCCAAGCATTGATACTGAACCCAGGGAACGCGGGTGCCCGCTACGACTACGAAGTGCTAATCGAGTACCTGGGCAAGCGGCCGAACGCGCCGAAAATTCCGCCCCCGCCCACTCCTAAGGAAAAGAATGCGGCGGATGAAAAAGCAGCGCCCGAAAAAAACGGCACGGCCCAGAACCAACCCGCCGAGAAAGCCGGCACGGACCGCCAAGGCGAGGTGAATGACTCGAAGCCCAGTCCGGTCCCACCCACGGGCCCACCGGACTCCCGACCCGACCCGGCCGGACAGCCCGACCAGCGCCAGCCCAGTGCTGCCCCTGCGAGCGCGGCCGCTGGCGGCCGCACCCTGGGCAACGGCACGCGGCAGCCTCTTCCTTCGGGCGAGGAGCCCGGGCAGCAGCGCGGCCTCGACCGCAGTGCAGGCGCCTCCTCCCCCACCGCAAATGGGCGCAGCAACCACCCCGGCACCGAGGCGGCCACGCCGGCCGACGTGCAGCTCCAAACCCAGCGCGAGCGCCTGCAAGCCATGAACCTGAGCCCGGCCCAGGCGCGCCAACTGCTGGAAACGTTGCGCGCACAGGAGCAACAGTACCTGCAGCAACTGGCGCGCCCACCGGCTCAAAAGCCCAACCCCAATAAGCCAACTTGGTAA
- a CDS encoding acetyl-CoA C-acyltransferase has translation MQTKEVVIISAVRTPIGSFGGALASLSATELGGIALKGALDKAGVAPSEVEQVIMGNVISANLGQAPARQAAKKAGLPDTVECTTVNKVCASGSKAIMFAAQAIMLGQADVILSGGMESMSNVPYYLDKARFGAKYGHGQMIDGLVRDGLWDPYHDYAMGNAAENTAKEMGITREQQDAFAIESYTRSAAAAKAGKKKDEIVPVTIESRGKTTVIEDDEEYLKVDFAKVPGLKPAFIKENGTVTAANASTLNDGAAAVLLMSREKADALGLTPIGRILGFADAEQAPEWFTTSPALAIPKALKNAGKTAADVDFYEINEAFSVVSLANNKLLNLEGTKVNKYGGAVSLGHPLGASGARIVTTLMNVLKNEGGKIGVTGICNGGGGASAIVVEAL, from the coding sequence ATGCAAACCAAAGAAGTTGTCATTATTTCCGCTGTCCGCACGCCCATCGGGTCGTTTGGCGGGGCGCTGGCGTCGTTGTCGGCCACTGAACTGGGCGGCATTGCGCTGAAAGGCGCCCTGGACAAGGCCGGCGTGGCGCCGTCGGAAGTTGAGCAGGTGATTATGGGCAACGTGATTTCGGCCAACCTGGGCCAGGCGCCCGCCCGCCAGGCCGCTAAAAAGGCCGGCCTGCCCGACACCGTGGAATGCACGACCGTGAATAAAGTATGCGCTTCGGGCTCGAAGGCCATCATGTTTGCCGCCCAGGCCATCATGCTGGGGCAAGCCGATGTGATTCTGTCCGGCGGTATGGAGAGCATGAGCAACGTGCCCTATTACCTCGACAAAGCCCGTTTCGGCGCCAAGTACGGCCACGGGCAGATGATTGACGGGCTGGTGCGCGACGGCCTGTGGGACCCCTACCACGACTACGCCATGGGCAACGCGGCCGAAAACACGGCCAAGGAAATGGGCATCACCCGCGAACAGCAAGACGCTTTCGCCATCGAGAGCTACACGCGCAGCGCCGCTGCCGCCAAAGCCGGCAAGAAGAAGGACGAAATTGTGCCCGTGACCATTGAAAGCCGAGGCAAAACCACCGTTATCGAAGATGACGAGGAATACCTGAAGGTAGATTTCGCCAAAGTGCCCGGCCTGAAGCCCGCCTTCATCAAAGAAAACGGCACCGTGACGGCCGCCAACGCCTCCACCCTGAACGACGGCGCCGCCGCCGTGCTGCTGATGAGCCGCGAGAAAGCCGACGCACTGGGCCTCACGCCCATCGGCCGCATCCTGGGCTTTGCCGATGCCGAGCAGGCGCCGGAGTGGTTCACCACTTCGCCCGCGCTGGCCATTCCGAAAGCCCTGAAAAATGCCGGTAAGACGGCGGCTGACGTGGATTTCTACGAAATCAACGAAGCTTTCTCGGTGGTGAGCCTGGCCAACAACAAGCTGCTGAACCTGGAAGGCACCAAAGTGAACAAGTACGGCGGCGCCGTGAGCCTGGGCCACCCGCTGGGCGCTTCGGGCGCGCGCATCGTGACCACGCTGATGAACGTGCTCAAGAACGAGGGTGGCAAAATCGGGGTGACGGGCATCTGCAACGGCGGCGGCGGCGCCAGCGCCATTGTGGTGGAGGCGCTGTAG
- a CDS encoding toxin-antitoxin system YwqK family antitoxin, with translation MKYLVPVFFLLLALPSHGQRLRRFISYYDSLKTNKREVYTALVAADTVPQGTYKRFYRNGKLEQQTSFTQGKRDSAYVEFHPTGTRRLEATYKDGIRQGPFKTYYNDGHVAQAGFFENDEPTGEITYYHPDGSVKLRTTLVKGQPNGALKALYPDGKTQAEISYVDGQPNGAVKFYYPNGVVQSEGSFTKGLLSGPYKTYYPNSQIEVEVLADKNGRGRYRSYYMSGKLQTESTYAPAPLQQRAVKNPLGDDLTKRAAPVSGTANLDGPATSYYESGQVKSKLTYKNGIPTGHGLEYFENGHLREETDYGNGGKDRKITRYQDLAGQVKQAEEQFKNNRPAGTWREFYPDGKTPRKVETYGPQGKLVGERLTYFENGTVQSRQPYLNGFMAGVAQEYFPSGKVRKETTYVRSQIQGPFKEYREDGTLAVNGLYRNSKQSGVWTYYKEDGTTVDRTVTYRNGVLVADPVHQPKPKPKAPVKRR, from the coding sequence ATGAAATACCTGGTTCCTGTTTTCTTTTTGCTGCTGGCGCTGCCCTCGCACGGGCAGCGGCTGCGGCGGTTTATCTCTTATTATGATTCGCTGAAAACCAACAAGCGCGAGGTGTACACGGCACTTGTGGCGGCCGATACGGTGCCGCAGGGCACCTACAAACGGTTTTACCGCAACGGCAAGCTGGAGCAACAAACCAGCTTCACCCAAGGCAAGCGCGACTCGGCTTATGTGGAGTTTCACCCCACCGGCACCCGGCGGCTGGAGGCTACTTATAAGGACGGCATCCGGCAGGGTCCCTTCAAAACCTACTACAACGACGGCCACGTGGCCCAGGCGGGCTTTTTTGAAAACGACGAGCCCACCGGCGAAATCACCTACTACCACCCCGACGGCTCGGTGAAGCTACGCACCACGCTGGTGAAGGGGCAGCCCAATGGCGCGCTGAAGGCGCTGTATCCGGATGGGAAAACGCAGGCCGAAATCAGCTACGTAGACGGCCAGCCGAACGGCGCGGTGAAGTTTTACTACCCCAACGGCGTGGTGCAGAGCGAGGGCAGCTTCACGAAAGGCTTGTTGTCGGGCCCGTATAAAACGTATTACCCCAACAGCCAGATTGAGGTGGAAGTGCTGGCCGACAAAAACGGCCGCGGCCGATACCGCAGCTACTACATGAGCGGCAAGCTGCAAACCGAGAGCACCTACGCCCCGGCCCCGCTGCAGCAGCGCGCGGTGAAAAACCCGCTGGGCGACGACCTGACCAAGCGCGCCGCCCCGGTGAGCGGCACCGCCAACCTCGACGGGCCGGCCACCAGCTACTACGAGAGCGGGCAGGTGAAATCGAAGCTTACCTACAAGAACGGCATCCCTACCGGCCACGGCCTCGAATACTTCGAAAACGGCCACCTGCGCGAGGAAACTGACTACGGCAACGGTGGCAAAGACCGCAAAATCACGCGCTACCAGGACCTGGCCGGGCAAGTAAAACAGGCTGAAGAACAGTTTAAGAACAACCGCCCGGCCGGTACCTGGCGCGAGTTTTATCCCGACGGCAAGACGCCCCGCAAGGTGGAAACCTATGGCCCCCAGGGCAAGCTGGTGGGCGAGCGCCTCACCTACTTCGAGAACGGCACGGTGCAGAGCCGGCAGCCCTACCTAAACGGCTTCATGGCCGGGGTGGCGCAGGAATATTTTCCCTCGGGCAAGGTGCGCAAGGAAACCACCTACGTGCGCAGCCAGATTCAGGGCCCTTTTAAGGAGTACCGGGAAGATGGCACGCTGGCCGTGAATGGCCTCTACCGCAACAGCAAGCAGAGCGGCGTGTGGACCTATTACAAGGAAGACGGCACCACCGTTGACCGCACCGTGACTTACCGCAACGGCGTGCTGGTGGCCGACCCGGTGCACCAGCCCAAGCCAAAACCCAAGGCGCCGGTGAAGCGGCGGTAG
- a CDS encoding TonB-dependent receptor domain-containing protein — translation MKTFPTSAPISCVGRVLPGLIVAALALPLAAAAQTSGPGAVSGSLVEAASGQAVPFSDVLLLRAADSTFVTVAQTTEQGTFKASALPLGTYLLRVQDLNYQVLRRRFTLTAAAPAVQLPGLKMAAATATKLNEVVVTGQKAAVVEELGKRVINVEKDLASVGGTAANVLQNVPSVSVDVNGTVSMRGTSNVTILIDGKPAGVSNGGSGGGQRLDQIPASRIAQVEVITNPSAKYDAAGGGGVINLITKKETRTGTNGTAAINLGTNDKYSGNISLSRKVGKATWSGGYDGRDVTYRSKGHSEQTALLGTETIRTTQVAAGSEGHRNHSLRAGVELELPKSQTLGLNASIGTERNLESEGQELTQQTNNGPVQRARGQQDLDVQVKVYNAGGNYRRTWAEHKGRELSANFGGVVIDATVPVVQRQYAEVGTIAQPGTRQQLDVLANIQFGQIDYTHPLADGKGRLEMGAKIEHQGNRGSNSFGFAANENRPNDFVNDPARSLTYASDQLVPAAYVTAQHSFGPKWNAQAGLRTEYTYLSGSIAGGAGVAQRGSLQQDYLSFFPSALISRDFGKEPGQNRLQLSYARRLNRPNFMQQLPLAIYQDPRSYRLGNPRLQAEFSNNIELGHQLTVGQATITSTVFARITTNSIQRLRFVDTTATRLAGNSGLVMGETYDNLGTTTNLGAELSLNQPLAKWWRLTASTSLYRAQIAGNGIGNNRTALVGTARLANNFTLRPTLDLQLSGNVRSASLTAQGRQLAWGQVDLALRQRLFSDRAALTLRVSDLFNMNAYRTEIATADLTSTRYAKDETRVGWLGFTWYIGASKAKPGRIEAAPQGGGGFGG, via the coding sequence ATGAAAACTTTTCCCACCTCCGCTCCCATTTCCTGCGTCGGCCGCGTGTTGCCTGGCCTGATTGTCGCTGCGCTGGCTTTGCCGCTGGCCGCGGCGGCCCAAACCAGCGGCCCCGGCGCGGTGAGCGGCAGCCTGGTAGAAGCGGCTTCCGGCCAGGCCGTGCCCTTCTCCGATGTGCTGTTGCTGCGCGCCGCCGACTCCACGTTTGTGACCGTGGCCCAGACCACGGAGCAGGGCACGTTTAAGGCCAGCGCGCTTCCGCTGGGCACCTACTTGCTGCGCGTGCAGGACTTGAACTATCAGGTGTTGCGCCGCCGCTTTACGCTGACGGCAGCGGCCCCGGCCGTGCAGCTCCCGGGGTTGAAAATGGCCGCAGCTACCGCTACCAAGCTGAACGAGGTGGTGGTGACGGGCCAGAAGGCGGCCGTGGTGGAAGAGCTGGGCAAGCGCGTGATTAACGTGGAAAAGGACCTGGCCAGCGTGGGCGGCACGGCGGCCAACGTGCTGCAAAACGTGCCCTCGGTGAGCGTGGACGTGAACGGCACGGTCTCGATGCGCGGCACTTCCAACGTCACCATCCTCATCGACGGAAAGCCGGCCGGCGTGAGCAACGGCGGCTCGGGCGGCGGCCAGCGCCTCGACCAGATTCCGGCCTCGCGCATTGCCCAGGTGGAAGTTATTACCAACCCCTCGGCCAAGTACGACGCGGCCGGCGGCGGCGGGGTTATCAACCTGATTACGAAGAAAGAAACCCGCACGGGCACCAACGGCACGGCCGCCATCAACCTGGGTACCAACGACAAATACAGCGGCAACATCAGCCTGAGCCGCAAGGTGGGCAAGGCTACTTGGAGCGGCGGCTACGACGGCCGCGACGTGACCTACCGCAGCAAGGGCCACTCGGAACAGACGGCTTTGCTCGGCACCGAAACCATCCGCACCACGCAGGTGGCGGCCGGTAGCGAAGGCCACCGCAACCACTCGCTGCGGGCCGGCGTGGAGCTGGAATTGCCCAAGAGCCAGACGCTGGGCCTGAACGCCAGCATCGGCACCGAGCGCAACCTTGAAAGCGAAGGCCAGGAGCTGACCCAGCAAACCAACAACGGCCCCGTGCAGCGCGCCCGCGGCCAGCAGGACCTCGACGTGCAGGTGAAAGTGTACAACGCCGGCGGCAACTACCGCCGCACCTGGGCCGAGCACAAGGGCCGCGAGCTGTCGGCCAACTTTGGCGGCGTGGTGATTGACGCCACGGTGCCGGTGGTGCAGCGCCAGTACGCTGAGGTGGGCACCATTGCCCAGCCCGGCACCCGGCAGCAGCTCGACGTGCTGGCCAACATCCAGTTCGGACAGATTGACTACACCCACCCGCTGGCCGATGGCAAGGGCCGCCTCGAAATGGGCGCCAAGATTGAGCACCAGGGCAACCGCGGCAGCAACAGCTTCGGCTTCGCGGCCAACGAAAACCGCCCCAACGACTTCGTGAACGACCCCGCCCGCTCGCTCACCTACGCTTCCGACCAACTGGTGCCGGCCGCTTACGTCACGGCGCAGCACTCCTTCGGGCCGAAGTGGAACGCCCAGGCCGGCCTGCGTACTGAATACACCTACCTGAGCGGCAGCATTGCGGGCGGCGCGGGCGTGGCCCAGCGCGGCAGCCTGCAGCAGGACTACCTCAGCTTCTTCCCCTCGGCCCTCATTAGCCGCGACTTTGGCAAGGAGCCCGGCCAGAACCGCCTGCAGCTGAGCTACGCCCGCCGCCTCAACCGCCCTAACTTCATGCAGCAGCTGCCGCTGGCCATTTACCAGGACCCGCGCAGCTACCGCCTCGGCAACCCGCGTTTGCAGGCCGAGTTCAGCAACAACATCGAGCTGGGCCACCAGCTGACCGTGGGCCAGGCCACCATCACGAGCACCGTGTTTGCCCGCATCACCACCAACAGCATCCAGCGCCTGCGCTTCGTGGACACCACCGCCACCCGCTTGGCCGGCAACTCGGGCCTGGTGATGGGCGAAACCTACGACAACCTCGGCACCACTACCAACCTCGGCGCCGAGCTGAGCCTGAACCAGCCCCTGGCCAAGTGGTGGCGCCTGACGGCCAGCACCAGCCTCTACCGCGCCCAGATTGCCGGCAACGGCATCGGTAACAACCGCACGGCCTTGGTAGGCACCGCCCGCCTCGCCAACAACTTCACCCTGCGCCCCACCCTCGACCTGCAGCTGAGCGGCAACGTGCGCTCGGCCTCGCTCACGGCCCAGGGCCGGCAGCTGGCCTGGGGCCAGGTGGATTTGGCCCTGCGCCAGCGCCTCTTCTCCGACCGGGCCGCCCTCACCCTCCGCGTGTCCGACCTGTTCAACATGAACGCCTACCGCACCGAAATCGCCACCGCCGACCTCACCAGCACCCGCTACGCCAAGGACGAAACCCGCGTGGGCTGGCTGGGCTTCACCTGGTACATCGGCGCCAGCAAGGCCAAGCCGGGCCGCATCGAGGCCGCGCCCCAGGGCGGCGGCGGCTTCGGCGGCTGA